Proteins encoded in a region of the Macaca mulatta isolate MMU2019108-1 chromosome X, T2T-MMU8v2.0, whole genome shotgun sequence genome:
- the TCEAL4 gene encoding transcription elongation factor A protein-like 4, producing MEKLYNENEGMASNQGKMKNEEQPQDERKPEVACTLEDKKLENEGKTENKGKTGDEEMLKDKGKPESEGKAKEEGKSEREGESEMEGGSEREGKPGIEGKPESQGEPGSETRAAGKRPAEGDVPRKAKRKTNKGLAHYLKEYKEAIHDMNFSNEDMIREFDNMAKVQDEKRKSKQKLGAFLWMQRNLQDPFYPRGPREFRGGCRAPRRDIEDIPYV from the coding sequence ATGGAAAAACTCTACAATGAAAATGAAGGCATGGCTTCAAACCaaggaaagatgaaaaatgaagaaCAGCCACAGGACGAGAGAAAGCCAGAAGTAGCTTGTACTCTGGAAGACAAGAAGTTGGAAAACGagggaaagacagaaaacaagGGCAAAACAGGAGATGAGGAAATGTTAAAGGATAAAGGAAAGCCGGAGAGTGAGGGAAAggcaaaagaagaaggaaagtcagagagggagggagagtcagagatggagggaggatcagagagagagggaaaaccAGGGATAGAGGGAAAGCCAGAGAGTCAAGGAGAGCCAGGGAGTGAAACAAGGGCTGCAGGAAAGCGCCCAGCTGAGGGTGATGTacccaggaaagccaaaagaaaaactaataaggGGCTGGCTCATTACCTCAAGGAGTATAAAGAGGCCATACACGATATGAATTTCAGCAATGAGGACATGATAAGAGAATTTGACAATATGGCTAAGGTGCAggatgagaagagaaaaagcaaacagaaattgGGGGCGTTTTTGTGGATGCAAAGAAATTTACAGGACCCCTTCTACCCTAGAGGCCCAAGGGAATTCAGGGGTGGCTGCAGGGCCCCACGAAGGGACATTGAAGACATTCCTTATGTGTAG